From Camelina sativa cultivar DH55 chromosome 20, Cs, whole genome shotgun sequence, the proteins below share one genomic window:
- the LOC104771918 gene encoding NAC domain-containing protein 86-like, protein MGSSCLPPGFRFHPTDEELIEYYLKRKVEGLEIELEVIPVIDLYSFDPWELPDKSFLPNRDMEWFFFCSRDKKYPNGFRTNRGTKAGYWKATGKDRKITSRSSSIIGYRKTLVFYKGRAPLGDRTNWIMHEYRLCDDDSSQGPPHFKGAYVLCRVAMKTEIKTNSKIRKIPSEQTIGSGESSGFSSRVTSPSRDETMPFHSFANPVSTETDSSNIWISPDFILDSSKDYPQIQEVASQYFQQDFDFPVIGNQNMDFLASTSLDQNMDESMQTGYWTNYGYDQTGLFGYSDFS, encoded by the exons ATGGGAAGTTCATGTTTACCTCCAGGATTCCGGTTTCATCCTACTGATGAAGAACTCATCGAATACTACTTGAAAAGAAAAGTCGAAGGTCTCGAGATCGAGCTTGAAGTCATTCCCGTTATCGATCTTTATAGTTTCGATCCTTGGGAGTTACcag ACAAGTCATTTCTCCCAAACCGGGACATGGAGTGGTTCTTCTTCTGTTCAAGGGACAAAAAATATCCTAATGGTTTCCGTACAAACCGAGGAACAAAAGCTGGTTATTGGAAAGCAACCGGAAAAGATCGGAAAATTACTTCTCGTTCATCTTCTATAATTGGCTATAGAAAAACTCTAGTCTTCTATAAAGGGCGTGCCCCGTTAGGCGATAGAACCAATTGGATCATGCATGAATATCGACTCTGCGATGATGATTCATCACAAGGACCACCACATTTCAAG GGAGCTTATGTGCTATGTCGTGTTGCAATGAAGACTGAGATCAAAACTAATTCGAAAATCCGAAAAATTCCAAGCGAGCAAACTATTGGATCCGGAGAAAGCTCGGGGTTTTCAAGCCGAGTAACGTCTCCTAGTCGCGATGAAACAATGCCATTTCACTCATTTGCCAATCCTGTATCTACTGAAACGGACTCCTCCAACATTTGGATTTCACCAGACTTCATTCTTGATTCTTCAAAA gaCTATCCTCAAATCCAAGAGGTTGCATCTCAGTACTTCCAACAAGACTTTGATTTTCCGGTCATTGGTAACCAAAACATGGATTTTCTAGCGAGTACAAGCTTAGATCAGAACATGGATGAATCTATGCAAACCGGTTATTGGACAAACTATGGATACGATCAAACCGGTTTATTCGGTTACTCAGATTTCTCCTAG